From one bacterium genomic stretch:
- the gcvPA gene encoding aminomethyl-transferring glycine dehydrogenase subunit GcvPA, whose amino-acid sequence MRYIPNTPDDRREMLREIGVSSFEELLGSIPTPLRLNRQLTIPDGQSEWQVRRDLTQMAEKNLNATGHACFMGAGSYDHYVPAAVNAIASRSEFVTAYTPYQPEVAQGTLQVIFEFQSMICELYGMPVANASLYDCGTALSEAVSMARAHTKRTRIVWSEAVHPSYRRVAQTNNLALGTSFDIAHCPNGQQTMDSISMLLGDDVAALVLQYPNFYGLVDDLSQLVERAHSHGSLVIFITDPLAMGLYTSPGQLGADIVVGEGQSLGNYMSYGGPYLGLFAASNELTRLVPGRIVGITKDVDGRRGFVLTLQTREQHIRRDKATSNICTNQGLIAARATFYLSLLGPQGLKAVGEACCRRTQYLIEKLRSIPGFSIAHEGHHFREFLLRVPGDARHFYKYMADNGILAGVPLTKFGINDERGILVALTETRTKVEIDSYVSLASEYASGGSK is encoded by the coding sequence ATGCGCTACATTCCGAATACCCCCGATGATCGCAGAGAAATGCTGCGCGAAATCGGGGTCTCGTCATTTGAAGAGCTTCTCGGATCGATTCCGACTCCTCTTCGCCTAAATCGTCAGCTTACAATTCCAGATGGGCAGTCCGAGTGGCAAGTACGTCGAGACCTGACCCAAATGGCAGAAAAGAATCTAAATGCCACAGGGCATGCGTGCTTCATGGGCGCAGGAAGTTATGATCATTATGTTCCAGCTGCAGTAAATGCAATCGCGTCGCGTAGCGAATTCGTGACTGCATATACTCCATACCAGCCGGAAGTGGCACAGGGAACCCTGCAAGTCATTTTCGAGTTTCAATCAATGATTTGCGAACTCTATGGCATGCCAGTTGCGAATGCGAGCTTGTATGACTGCGGCACAGCGTTGTCAGAAGCAGTTTCGATGGCTCGAGCGCATACAAAGCGTACTCGTATCGTCTGGAGTGAGGCAGTTCACCCTTCGTACCGGCGTGTTGCACAAACCAATAACTTAGCATTGGGAACGTCATTTGACATCGCGCATTGTCCGAACGGACAGCAAACGATGGACTCAATATCGATGTTACTTGGTGATGATGTCGCAGCGTTGGTACTTCAGTATCCGAATTTCTACGGATTAGTTGACGACCTTTCTCAGTTAGTTGAACGCGCACACTCGCACGGATCACTTGTGATATTCATTACAGACCCGCTTGCCATGGGACTTTACACTTCACCGGGACAACTCGGTGCTGATATTGTAGTAGGTGAAGGTCAATCACTTGGCAACTACATGTCATATGGCGGCCCGTACCTAGGCTTGTTCGCTGCAAGTAACGAGCTCACGCGCCTGGTTCCTGGCAGAATAGTTGGCATTACGAAAGATGTGGACGGACGCCGTGGTTTTGTTTTGACACTTCAAACCCGCGAGCAGCACATAAGGCGTGACAAAGCAACTTCTAACATCTGCACTAATCAAGGTCTCATTGCCGCCCGTGCAACGTTTTACCTTTCACTTCTCGGTCCACAGGGTCTAAAAGCGGTTGGCGAAGCTTGCTGTCGGCGAACACAGTACTTGATAGAGAAGTTGCGCAGTATTCCAGGTTTCAGCATTGCCCACGAGGGTCACCATTTCCGCGAGTTTCTTCTTCGAGTCCCAGGTGATGCGCGACATTTCTACAAGTATATGGCTGACAATGGTATTCTTGCCGGAGTCCCTCTAACAAAGTTCGGAATAAACGATGAACGAGGTATTCTGGTCGCCCTGACGGAAACGCGTACGAAGGTGGAGATTGACTCGTACGTCTCGCTTGCAAGCGAATACGCATCAGGAGGTTCAAAGTGA
- a CDS encoding excinuclease ABC subunit C gives MSQNIGSKIANLPTDPGVYIFRDGKGKVIYIGKAKNLRNRVRQYFQKTSDGRPQFEILVSKISDVEVITTRTEYEALILEGNLIREHKPRYNVMLKDDKSQPYLQIASEDYPRIFLTRRPKQDGSKYYGPYGDLRYLKGLIHVLRGMLQIRTCNLPLTEDSVARGKFKACLEFHLGRCNAPCIGNESKAEYAMRVQDFTTVVKGRGSEIISKLRKDMELAAEELRFERAAQLRDWLASIDNLTRRQTIISPEPIDRDTIGIAVQDEDGCLVVMQVRGGRLLGRIQYPLKVPRDSPLDEVLRQALLLYYSQSAIPEELILPVEPSNFDSISRWLKTRADGKLTIRIPERGERVQMVDLARRNAELQLHELLRTTSTRDRVPSSLTELKHRLRLRDVPRVIEAFDISNLMGEHKVAGMVVFKMGKPARSEYRRFRIKTVDGQDDFRSMHEVITRRFSRLSRESKPMPDLILVDGGKGQLAAAVEALNSQGISDYQIIGLAKKLEEIYRPGDSEPYNLPKTSSALKLLQQVRDEVHRFSITYHRKLRQKESMASELQDIPGIGASRRRLLLNHFRSFQRLGTATIEELTAIKGISPALAARVYQFFQDRNKFATK, from the coding sequence ATGTCACAGAATATTGGTTCTAAGATTGCGAATCTTCCAACTGATCCCGGCGTTTACATTTTTCGTGACGGCAAGGGAAAGGTGATTTACATTGGCAAGGCAAAAAACCTCCGTAACCGAGTCAGGCAATACTTCCAAAAAACTTCGGATGGAAGACCGCAGTTCGAAATCCTTGTGTCAAAAATTTCGGATGTTGAGGTTATCACCACTCGCACTGAGTATGAAGCTTTAATCCTTGAGGGCAATCTAATCCGCGAGCACAAACCGCGCTACAATGTAATGCTCAAGGATGACAAATCGCAGCCCTACCTGCAGATTGCAAGTGAGGACTATCCCAGGATTTTCCTAACGCGCCGCCCGAAACAAGATGGCTCCAAGTACTATGGCCCGTACGGCGACTTGCGCTACTTGAAAGGACTTATACACGTTCTGCGGGGCATGCTGCAGATTAGAACTTGCAATTTGCCTTTGACAGAAGATAGTGTAGCGCGTGGCAAGTTCAAGGCGTGCCTTGAGTTTCATCTTGGACGCTGTAACGCTCCCTGTATTGGGAATGAATCAAAGGCGGAGTACGCAATGCGTGTCCAGGACTTCACGACCGTCGTCAAAGGTCGCGGAAGTGAGATCATTTCGAAGCTTCGAAAGGACATGGAGTTGGCCGCTGAAGAATTGAGGTTTGAGAGAGCAGCACAATTGCGTGATTGGCTGGCGTCTATCGACAATTTGACTCGTCGACAAACGATTATTTCGCCTGAGCCAATAGACAGAGATACAATTGGTATTGCTGTTCAAGACGAAGACGGATGCCTCGTCGTGATGCAGGTGCGGGGAGGTCGCTTACTTGGTCGGATCCAGTATCCACTGAAAGTACCAAGAGATTCACCTCTTGATGAAGTGCTGCGACAAGCTTTGCTCCTTTATTATTCGCAATCCGCTATTCCTGAGGAGCTTATCCTTCCTGTCGAACCAAGCAATTTCGATTCCATCTCTAGATGGCTGAAAACCAGGGCCGATGGCAAGCTTACAATTAGGATCCCCGAGCGAGGCGAAAGAGTACAGATGGTCGACCTCGCGCGCCGAAATGCTGAACTCCAGCTTCATGAGCTTTTAAGAACAACTTCTACTCGCGATCGTGTACCGTCAAGTCTCACGGAACTTAAGCACAGATTACGCCTTCGTGATGTGCCTCGTGTTATTGAAGCGTTTGATATTTCGAACCTAATGGGTGAACACAAGGTCGCGGGCATGGTTGTTTTCAAAATGGGCAAACCTGCCAGATCTGAATATCGGCGCTTCAGAATCAAGACAGTGGATGGACAGGATGACTTTCGGTCCATGCATGAGGTAATTACGAGACGGTTTTCTCGTCTAAGTCGTGAAAGCAAGCCTATGCCTGACCTCATTCTTGTCGATGGCGGAAAGGGTCAACTTGCAGCGGCAGTGGAGGCGTTGAACAGTCAAGGGATTTCCGACTACCAGATTATTGGATTAGCCAAGAAGCTTGAAGAGATATATCGGCCAGGAGATTCGGAGCCGTACAACTTGCCGAAGACGTCTTCTGCTTTGAAGCTATTGCAGCAGGTGCGCGATGAAGTTCATCGCTTCTCTATTACTTATCACCGGAAATTGCGTCAAAAGGAGTCTATGGCTTCCGAACTCCAAGACATACCTGGAATAGGCGCAAGTAGACGACGCCTGCTATTGAATCACTTTCGCAGTTTTCAACGTCTTGGCACCGCTACAATAGAAGAATTAACCGCGATCAAAGGCATTAGTCCGGCGCTTGCAGCCCGAGTTTATCAATTCTTTCAAGATCGAAACAAATTCGCAACGAAATGA
- a CDS encoding DEAD/DEAH box helicase, translating into MKPAQQEISKSSTSTISKSSLEPPKWLGPLGLSRFVAIDIETTGLLPSSDAIIEIGAVRFEGGVVSDIFQSFVNPRRPLPPAITVLTGIHERDITDAPLFDDVSQAFLNFIDDNPIVGQNPSFDIAFLTASGGTEFRFPGRTIIDTGELARIFWAEFPRFSLTNLCSFFDVSLESAHRASDDARATGEVLVRIISRLPSRVWNSLASDIANIAAQGHHRSEEFFKSLRAVSARIEPPVLDNAHALDEIPLLSKIELSELESGGLFEKKLDQFSPRKQQIEMARQVLSAFEENHTLLLEAPTGTGKSFGYLIPALAWSLAGEGEEKRQVIVSSHTRSLQEQLLKKDIKDIAFATSTNIPASVLKGRENYLCLRRFRSAIHDIDGRLSDGDRHRLLPLLRWSYLTKSGDIGEIGAFHPEKEPLLWSLVCSDSAACSGPTCGSHRGDFYRKAVDDSRNAKVLLINHALFSTDFERFLGSTDVSRRVVIDEAHQFERAVVSASTHAFNLKSVRIVLSRLADERSSRGLLLRNAKSKLPEAVESELLSLDILTKALFQLARASFASAALLAQKFTAEESKQRLLPGTHLVAKTESALQNLIERMQELHSRLDSLLKDMSRLSDSSSEHKDRVLELRSSALALGEVIKAGELTTGCKDSDFVYWLELTGQKNSPVLSLYAAPISIGSKLADTLWLGRTGTVLTSATLALGNSFDVIEKSLGISESSSMIVQRRILSSPFAFNEQMRILCPTFLPEAKDTEQHIIGVARIISEVIARYDKSTLVLCTSYASTIELAKRLTSIARRRGRTLLQQQSGRITHELLKTFREHPGSILIGTSTLWEGIDLVGEELEILVIVKLPFEVPTDPWIQARSELVQSMKMDPFYAISVPACAIRLRQGLGRLIRHHEDRGIAIVTDSRLVSSRYGKVLQNALAADVIGMGSEESFFAEIEEFFSGKSR; encoded by the coding sequence ATGAAGCCGGCGCAGCAAGAAATCTCAAAATCAAGTACTTCAACGATTAGCAAATCATCGCTTGAACCCCCAAAGTGGCTGGGACCTCTTGGTCTTAGCCGCTTTGTTGCAATTGACATTGAAACAACCGGTCTCTTGCCAAGTAGCGATGCTATTATCGAAATCGGGGCAGTTAGGTTCGAAGGCGGCGTTGTCAGTGACATTTTCCAGTCATTTGTGAATCCGCGAAGGCCGCTTCCACCGGCCATTACAGTGCTTACAGGCATTCATGAACGCGATATCACCGATGCACCGCTCTTTGATGACGTTTCTCAGGCGTTCCTGAACTTTATTGACGACAATCCAATAGTTGGACAGAATCCGTCTTTTGACATTGCTTTTCTTACGGCATCAGGCGGCACTGAGTTTCGATTTCCAGGCCGGACCATAATTGACACAGGCGAACTGGCTCGAATTTTCTGGGCAGAATTCCCGCGATTCTCCCTGACCAATCTTTGCTCGTTTTTTGACGTCAGTTTGGAGTCAGCTCATAGAGCAAGTGATGATGCCAGAGCAACTGGCGAAGTTCTTGTTAGGATTATCAGCAGGCTTCCTTCAAGAGTATGGAATAGTCTTGCATCCGACATTGCAAATATTGCGGCCCAGGGGCATCATCGTTCTGAGGAGTTTTTCAAGTCCCTGCGTGCTGTCAGCGCAAGAATTGAACCTCCAGTTCTTGACAACGCTCACGCGCTTGACGAAATCCCGCTGCTTTCCAAAATAGAGCTTTCGGAACTTGAAAGTGGCGGGCTCTTTGAAAAGAAACTTGACCAGTTTTCGCCGAGAAAGCAGCAGATTGAGATGGCGCGACAGGTGCTGAGTGCATTCGAGGAGAATCACACTCTACTTCTCGAAGCCCCTACCGGCACTGGCAAGTCATTCGGATATCTGATTCCCGCTCTGGCATGGTCACTTGCTGGTGAAGGAGAAGAGAAAAGGCAAGTAATTGTGTCGTCTCATACTCGATCCTTACAAGAGCAACTCCTCAAGAAGGACATTAAGGACATTGCTTTTGCAACCTCTACTAACATACCGGCATCAGTGCTCAAAGGACGCGAAAACTACCTTTGTCTTCGCAGATTTCGCAGCGCAATTCACGATATCGACGGACGATTGTCCGACGGTGATCGACATAGATTACTGCCGCTGTTGAGATGGTCATATCTTACTAAGAGTGGCGACATTGGTGAGATTGGCGCATTTCATCCTGAAAAGGAGCCACTCTTATGGTCCTTGGTGTGTTCTGATTCCGCGGCATGTTCGGGTCCTACTTGCGGAAGCCATCGAGGCGATTTCTATCGGAAGGCCGTAGATGACTCTCGAAATGCTAAAGTTCTATTAATCAATCATGCTCTTTTTTCCACAGACTTTGAAAGGTTTCTTGGAAGTACCGACGTTTCACGTCGAGTAGTAATTGACGAGGCGCATCAGTTTGAACGCGCAGTGGTCTCAGCTAGCACACACGCTTTCAATTTGAAGTCCGTTCGAATTGTGCTTTCCAGACTTGCCGATGAGCGGTCGTCTCGCGGCCTCTTGCTACGTAACGCCAAGAGCAAGTTGCCGGAAGCGGTGGAAAGCGAGTTACTCTCTCTAGACATTCTGACGAAGGCACTTTTTCAACTTGCACGCGCGTCTTTCGCATCGGCTGCCCTTCTTGCACAGAAGTTTACCGCAGAGGAGTCAAAGCAACGCCTTCTGCCGGGCACACATTTGGTGGCAAAGACAGAAAGTGCACTTCAGAACCTGATTGAGCGAATGCAAGAGCTACATTCGCGGCTTGATAGCCTTTTGAAGGACATGTCCAGACTTAGCGACAGTTCAAGCGAGCATAAAGACCGGGTACTCGAGCTTCGTTCATCTGCACTTGCTCTTGGTGAAGTGATCAAAGCTGGAGAACTTACAACTGGTTGCAAGGATTCCGATTTTGTTTACTGGTTAGAGTTGACCGGTCAAAAGAACTCACCTGTGCTGTCGCTTTACGCAGCTCCGATATCCATTGGGAGCAAATTGGCTGATACTCTGTGGTTGGGGAGGACAGGCACTGTACTCACTTCTGCAACTCTTGCATTAGGTAATAGCTTTGACGTGATTGAGAAATCGTTGGGCATCTCTGAGAGTTCAAGCATGATCGTGCAGAGGAGAATTTTGAGTTCACCCTTTGCCTTCAATGAACAGATGAGAATACTTTGCCCGACATTTCTGCCGGAAGCTAAGGATACCGAACAGCACATTATTGGCGTGGCAAGGATCATTTCCGAAGTCATAGCGCGGTATGACAAATCAACCTTGGTGTTGTGTACGTCATACGCGAGTACGATTGAACTAGCCAAGCGCCTGACATCCATTGCGCGGCGCCGAGGTCGAACGCTGCTGCAACAGCAGAGCGGGCGTATAACCCATGAACTGCTAAAAACATTTCGCGAGCATCCTGGTTCAATTCTGATCGGCACATCAACACTGTGGGAAGGAATTGACCTTGTGGGCGAGGAACTTGAAATACTCGTCATCGTAAAGCTCCCATTTGAAGTACCAACAGACCCCTGGATTCAAGCACGCAGCGAATTGGTACAATCAATGAAGATGGATCCTTTTTATGCGATCAGCGTGCCCGCATGCGCGATAAGACTGCGACAAGGTCTTGGTCGACTAATTCGCCATCACGAAGATCGCGGTATTGCGATTGTTACTGATTCGCGTTTAGTTTCATCTCGTTATGGAAAGGTCCTGCAGAATGCGCTTGCCGCTGACGTAATTGGAATGGGAAGCGAGGAATCCTTCTTCGCTGAAATAGAAGAATTCTTTTCGGGGAAATCGAGATGA
- the gcvPB gene encoding aminomethyl-transferring glycine dehydrogenase subunit GcvPB, which produces MQRETELIFERSRPGRVGFQSPPTPDEMPQCEIPPRLSRAAAPRLPEAAENTVVRHYVDLSTRNHHIDRDFYPLGSCTMKYNPKINDELAALPGFSGLSPWQPAPTVQGALELLGELSDSLLEITGMDNITLQPAAGAQGEFTALLMFRAYHMMNGNVRKRIIIPDSAHGTNPASIVLSGYAVTQLPSDSNGLMDMDALKRALDDDVAGLMITNPNTLGLFETNISRIIDLVHDVGGLVYMDGANLNALMGISRPGDMGFDACHMNLHKTFSTPHGGGGPGSGPVAIKAKLAKFLPVPVLEKKGNVFSWDWNRPDSIGSVHTYYGNFGMHVRALAYIRSLGGNGLRAISENAIINANYLRKKLSPTYQIYIDKPCMHEAVFSGNNQKSKGVRTTDIAKRLLDYGFHPPTVYFPLIVPECLMIEPTESETKETLDEFAEVMLKIDKEASESPDVLKQAPHTTPVRRLDEAGAARNLKIKYFND; this is translated from the coding sequence ATGCAGCGAGAGACAGAGCTTATCTTCGAGCGTAGTAGACCGGGCAGAGTTGGATTTCAATCACCGCCCACTCCTGATGAGATGCCTCAATGCGAAATTCCTCCTCGCCTAAGCAGGGCTGCAGCGCCGCGATTGCCTGAAGCTGCCGAAAACACAGTTGTCAGACATTACGTTGATTTGTCGACACGAAACCACCACATTGATCGCGACTTCTACCCCTTGGGTTCTTGTACGATGAAGTACAACCCAAAGATAAACGATGAGCTTGCAGCATTACCGGGATTTTCCGGATTGAGTCCGTGGCAGCCAGCTCCGACTGTGCAAGGAGCCCTTGAGTTGCTGGGTGAACTATCAGATTCACTGCTTGAGATAACGGGAATGGACAACATCACGTTGCAACCCGCCGCTGGTGCTCAAGGGGAATTCACAGCTCTTCTAATGTTCCGTGCCTATCATATGATGAATGGCAACGTTAGAAAGCGGATTATCATTCCCGACAGTGCACACGGAACGAACCCCGCCTCCATTGTATTATCTGGATACGCCGTTACGCAACTACCGTCTGATTCGAACGGTTTGATGGATATGGACGCTCTGAAAAGAGCGCTGGACGATGACGTCGCCGGACTAATGATTACTAATCCCAATACACTCGGGCTGTTTGAAACAAACATATCTAGGATCATTGATCTCGTGCATGATGTTGGCGGCCTTGTATATATGGACGGCGCAAATCTTAATGCACTAATGGGAATATCGCGACCGGGCGACATGGGTTTCGATGCCTGCCACATGAATTTGCACAAAACCTTTTCCACACCTCATGGCGGCGGTGGACCTGGAAGTGGTCCAGTCGCTATCAAGGCTAAGCTTGCGAAGTTTCTTCCGGTACCCGTGCTTGAAAAGAAAGGGAACGTTTTCTCGTGGGATTGGAATCGACCGGATTCCATCGGATCTGTTCACACATACTACGGAAATTTCGGGATGCATGTTCGCGCTCTTGCGTATATCCGTAGTCTTGGGGGAAACGGGCTGCGCGCAATAAGTGAAAATGCCATAATCAACGCGAATTACCTCAGGAAGAAGCTGTCCCCAACGTATCAGATATACATTGACAAGCCTTGCATGCATGAGGCAGTCTTTTCCGGGAACAATCAGAAGTCAAAGGGGGTGCGTACTACTGATATTGCGAAACGTCTTCTTGACTACGGCTTTCACCCACCGACTGTCTATTTTCCTCTAATCGTTCCGGAGTGTCTGATGATAGAACCGACTGAGAGTGAGACCAAGGAAACCCTGGATGAGTTTGCAGAGGTGATGTTGAAGATCGACAAGGAGGCATCGGAGTCACCTGATGTCCTAAAACAGGCGCCTCATACCACTCCTGTTAGAAGACTTGATGAAGCCGGCGCAGCAAGAAATCTCAAAATCAAGTACTTCAACGATTAG
- a CDS encoding VOC family protein has product MKLEIDHIAIAVENLESAVDRWLTLTGAILVRREYVAAQDTEVAFLSLGGSRIELIAPASQGSVVSRFLEKRGPGLHHLALKASDGQEVLNCMADRGARLIDEQLRPGAEESLVGFVHPTAFGGVLVEIVEHPNHS; this is encoded by the coding sequence ATGAAGCTTGAAATTGACCACATAGCGATTGCGGTAGAGAATTTGGAAAGCGCCGTAGATAGGTGGCTGACATTAACCGGCGCAATTCTCGTTAGACGCGAGTACGTCGCTGCACAGGATACAGAAGTTGCCTTTTTGTCCCTTGGTGGTTCGAGAATTGAGTTGATAGCGCCCGCAAGTCAAGGATCAGTCGTTTCGCGTTTCCTCGAGAAGCGTGGTCCCGGGTTGCATCACTTGGCCCTTAAGGCGTCAGATGGGCAAGAGGTACTGAATTGCATGGCAGATCGTGGCGCAAGATTGATTGACGAGCAACTGCGACCGGGGGCCGAGGAAAGCCTAGTAGGATTCGTGCATCCAACTGCTTTTGGAGGCGTCCTTGTTGAGATTGTGGAGCATCCAAATCATTCTTGA
- the purL gene encoding phosphoribosylformylglycinamidine synthase subunit PurL, whose translation MTRRYPKVTLETAISHGLTSEEYDKIVEILGRTPSFVELGIFSAMWSEHCSYKNSILELKRLPKQGKRVLVEAGEENAGLIDIGDGLAVCFKIESHNHPSAIEPFQGAATGVGGILRDIFSMGARPIAALNSLRFGDPSHPRTAQLLDGVVRGIAHYGNCFGVPTVAGEIYFDPSYNENPLVNAMAVGVVEVAKIIKGAAHGPGNPVFVVGAATGRDGIHGASFASEDLSEASKEKRPSVQIGDPFKEKLLLEATLELANSNSLVGIQDMGAAGICCSCSETPARAGTGITIDVDKVTRREEGMNAYEVCLSESQERMLVILQKGKEERAIEIFGKWDLHADEVGVVTEDGNFTVIEGGETVGSIPAASLVLGGGAPQYKREFRRPDSLDALLSFDPTHLPDPEDWNDVLLSLLGSPNICSRRKVFEQYDHTIGASTVQGGGRSDAGIVRIPGTCKGLALSVDCNSRYVSVDPRRGAALAVIEGARNVACTGAVPIGITNCLNFANPNKPDNYYFFHESVSGIADACSVLGIPVTGGNVSFYNESPSGPVRPTPVIGMVGLLENIEHNIGIAFRDEGDFIALLGDIGPDLGCSEYLAAIHGVIAGAPPRLDIEQNKRLIELLPLLAADKVIQSAHDISEGGFAVAVAECCMAGNTGCLLTFPWKERVVDTLFAETSGCAVVSVRHENWQILKEYCQKRNVSIQMLGRVGGELVVINDWITLPLQSAIETYDTALERHLLNRR comes from the coding sequence ATGACACGCAGATATCCTAAAGTGACACTGGAAACCGCAATTAGTCACGGATTGACATCCGAGGAGTATGACAAAATCGTCGAAATTCTTGGACGTACGCCAAGCTTTGTTGAACTTGGGATTTTCTCTGCAATGTGGTCAGAACATTGCTCTTACAAGAACTCAATTCTTGAACTCAAACGACTTCCCAAACAAGGTAAGCGAGTATTAGTTGAGGCAGGTGAAGAGAACGCTGGTTTGATTGATATTGGGGACGGACTTGCTGTTTGCTTCAAGATCGAAAGCCACAACCACCCATCTGCTATAGAACCATTCCAAGGAGCCGCGACAGGTGTAGGTGGCATTCTGAGAGACATCTTCTCAATGGGCGCACGGCCCATTGCTGCGCTAAACTCTTTGCGATTCGGTGATCCTTCGCATCCGCGGACGGCTCAGTTACTTGACGGTGTTGTTAGGGGAATTGCCCATTATGGAAATTGTTTTGGGGTTCCAACTGTCGCAGGCGAAATCTATTTTGACCCTTCTTATAACGAGAATCCGCTCGTTAATGCGATGGCTGTCGGAGTTGTCGAGGTAGCTAAGATCATCAAGGGAGCTGCGCATGGTCCAGGGAACCCGGTCTTCGTGGTTGGTGCTGCGACGGGAAGAGATGGTATTCACGGCGCATCCTTCGCCTCAGAGGATCTGTCAGAGGCATCAAAGGAGAAGAGACCTTCCGTCCAAATTGGTGATCCTTTCAAAGAAAAACTCCTCTTGGAAGCTACTCTTGAACTTGCCAACTCCAACTCCCTTGTCGGAATTCAGGATATGGGTGCTGCCGGTATCTGCTGCTCTTGCAGTGAGACTCCTGCAAGGGCAGGAACGGGAATTACAATAGATGTGGACAAAGTTACACGACGCGAAGAGGGGATGAATGCCTATGAAGTCTGCCTATCAGAATCACAAGAGCGCATGCTTGTGATTCTCCAGAAAGGCAAGGAAGAAAGAGCGATCGAAATCTTTGGCAAATGGGATTTGCACGCTGATGAGGTCGGAGTCGTAACTGAAGATGGTAATTTCACAGTCATTGAAGGAGGCGAGACTGTCGGGTCCATTCCGGCGGCCAGCCTCGTATTGGGTGGAGGGGCTCCGCAGTACAAGCGCGAGTTCAGAAGGCCAGACTCACTTGACGCACTGCTAAGTTTTGACCCAACCCATCTCCCGGATCCTGAGGATTGGAATGACGTCCTTCTTTCGTTACTTGGATCTCCAAACATTTGCAGCAGACGAAAGGTATTTGAGCAATACGACCATACCATTGGAGCATCTACAGTACAAGGCGGCGGCCGCAGTGACGCCGGAATTGTAAGAATTCCTGGCACGTGCAAAGGATTAGCTTTGTCTGTGGACTGCAACTCCCGATATGTTTCAGTTGACCCGCGCCGAGGAGCAGCCCTGGCGGTTATTGAAGGCGCTCGAAATGTCGCTTGCACCGGAGCCGTACCGATTGGAATAACTAATTGCTTGAATTTCGCGAACCCAAATAAGCCAGATAACTACTATTTCTTTCACGAAAGCGTATCTGGGATTGCCGACGCTTGTTCCGTCTTGGGAATTCCCGTAACCGGAGGAAATGTTTCGTTCTACAATGAATCGCCGTCGGGTCCGGTTCGTCCCACGCCAGTTATTGGAATGGTTGGGCTACTTGAGAACATTGAGCACAATATTGGAATCGCTTTTCGTGACGAAGGCGATTTTATTGCCTTGCTGGGTGACATCGGACCAGACCTTGGATGCAGTGAGTATCTTGCTGCCATTCACGGTGTGATAGCCGGCGCACCACCGCGATTGGATATTGAGCAGAATAAGAGGCTCATTGAGCTGCTGCCACTGCTCGCAGCCGACAAAGTAATTCAGTCTGCACACGACATTTCTGAAGGCGGTTTTGCCGTAGCTGTTGCCGAATGTTGTATGGCAGGAAATACAGGTTGTCTTTTGACTTTTCCGTGGAAAGAGCGAGTTGTCGACACTCTCTTTGCCGAGACGTCCGGCTGCGCAGTCGTCAGCGTCAGGCACGAGAATTGGCAAATTCTGAAGGAGTACTGCCAAAAGCGCAATGTTTCTATTCAAATGCTTGGCAGGGTGGGGGGGGAATTGGTCGTCATCAATGACTGGATTACCCTTCCTCTCCAGTCAGCTATTGAGACTTACGACACTGCTCTCGAGCGCCATTTGCTTAACAGAAGATAA
- the gcvH gene encoding glycine cleavage system protein GcvH, with protein sequence MNIPSGYLYTKEHEWVKLEGDIASVGITDFAQGELGDVVFVQLPSIGSKAVQGDSFGTIEAVKAVAELYSPLSGEVVEVNSELSATPEIINREPYSSGWIVKIRPTNFEAERLNLLSPEAYKDLTSA encoded by the coding sequence ATGAATATCCCTTCTGGGTATCTGTACACCAAGGAGCATGAATGGGTCAAACTCGAAGGCGACATCGCGTCGGTAGGTATCACCGACTTCGCACAAGGCGAACTAGGAGATGTAGTCTTCGTTCAATTGCCAAGTATTGGCAGCAAGGCTGTACAAGGTGACAGCTTTGGCACGATTGAAGCCGTCAAAGCAGTCGCAGAACTTTATTCACCTCTTTCAGGTGAAGTTGTTGAAGTCAATTCTGAATTGTCGGCAACCCCGGAAATTATAAACAGAGAGCCTTACAGCAGCGGCTGGATAGTCAAAATACGCCCAACTAATTTTGAAGCTGAGCGACTCAATTTGCTTTCACCTGAAGCTTATAAAGACTTAACAAGCGCCTGA